CGAAACACCCAGGGCGTGACCTTCGCCAAGCCCGACAAGGGCGACATGATCCTCTCCATCGCCCGTAACGAGGAGAAGGACGAGCCCGAGGAAGACGGCGGTACGGCAACGAACGGAGCCGGTGAGACCGTGCAATCCGACAAGAATGTGAACAACCCGGACGAGGCGTGAGCAGCGTCCCGAAAAGCTGGTAGCCTCGCATACAACAGAGGCTGCCGTCCAGCCTGGTAAGGAGAAACGATGAGCGAGAATCTCGAAGACAACGAGACCCGGATCATTCCGTCGGAAGACGGCAATACACAGAACGATTATGCCGAGCCGCTGATCGGCGCCGACCGCGCTCCCCGTGTGGCCCGCTCCGTGTCCAGTGATCCGGAGGAGTCCGCGTTGCCTTCTTCAGGTGCCGCCACTCCTGTGCGTCCGGCACCTCGCCGTAGCGCCCCCAGGGCTCGCCGCATGAGCTTGTCGCTGACCCGCGTGGATGCTTGGTCCGTGGCCAAGGTGACGTTCATGCTGTCCATCGCCGTGGCGATTATTCAGGTCGTTGCCTCCGCGATCGTATGGGTGCTGCTTGATGTGGTCGGTGTATTCAGCCAGATTACGCAGATTGTGTCTTCCACCGGTCTTGATGCAGGCGGTTTCGATCTCAAGAACGTGTTGTCCCTTACCACCGTGGTGTCCGGCGTCACCATCTTCTCGATTGTTGAGGTGGTGATCTTCACCCTGCTGGCCACCATTGCGGCACTGATCTACAACGTGGTCAGCTCGCTGGTCGGCGGCGTGCACGTCACGCTCGGCGACGACTGATATAGCGATACTGACGGAACTCCCCTCAGTGAACCGCACCCCGGTTGTTGGACTGAAGTAATTCAGATTCGATGATCGGAGGTGCGGTTTCTTATATGTGGGGATCGCAGGCGTCGTTGCTGGGCCGAGACTTGGGACTCCGGCGACGCTGGGGGTGGCAGGCGTCGGTGTTGGGACAGATTTTGTATCTCTGACGACGCTGTGGAGGGCTTACCGTCGTCAGCGGTACAGATCTTGGAGTTCTGCCGACGCTGAGGGTGTGTTCTGTGTCGTTTGCGTCCAATTATTGGCCCTCTGCCGACGCTGGGCACAGCAAGCGTCGTTGCTGGGCCAAGTTCTGGACTGCCGCCGACGCAGAGAATGCACACAGCGGTGTTGGTCTGCCAGCGTGTGGCAGCTTGGCGCCGTTGAGGAAGGCCTATGTGGTGTGGTTCCACCAAAGGACTGGCAGGTTGGCTGGCGTCAGCGGTTGATCTGCCGATGTTGTTGCTCGTCAGTCTGGACTGTTGGGCTTTCGTTTTGACAGCGGAAGGAAGATCCTCCTCGCGGTAGGGCAACAATTATTAGTATCGTAATTAAGGTAATCGTGATTACATTAACCATGATACTCTTATTATTGGGCGGTAGACGGATCGGAGGGCTGCAATGTTTGTCGCACGAGAGCACGAGTTACAAGTGCTGGAAAAGCTGTTTACCAGTGATTCATTCGAAATGGTGGTGCTGTACGGTAGGCGGCGTGTAGGGAAAACGGCGTTGATCGACGAATTTGTCAAAGATAAACGCGTGCTGTACTTCACGGCCATACAGCAAAGCGCCAAGATGAATCTTGAAGATTTCTCAAGAGCGGCATTGTCGTTCTTTGGTATGCCGGATTCCACCCCGTCGTTTGGCAGGTGGTCTGATGCGTTATCGTTTGTTGCTGAACGTGCTGCACAGACTGACGAACGTATGGTGTTCGTATTCGATGAGTTCCCTTATGCGGCTGCCGCCGAGCCAGCATTACCCTCCATGTTGCAGATAGCAGTTGACCATGGATTCCTCGCCACAAAAGTGACGATGATTCTATCCGGTAGTAACGAGGGATTCATGGAAAACGACGTATTGGGGCGTAAAAGCCCGCTATACGGGCGTCGTACAGCACAGATTCGACTCCTGCCATTCGATTATGCGGATGCGGCAAAATTTCTAACGAACACATCTCCGCAAGAACTGGTCCAATACTATGCGACTTTCGGCGGTACGCCATATTATCTGGCTCGTATACAGGAAGCCGATGGCTTTGAATCCAATGTGCTGCGCTTGATGTTCGACAACTTGGGCGTACTGCGTGAGGAACCTATGATGCTGTTGCGTCAGGAGCTTCGTGAACCGGCATCGTATTATTCGATATTGCAATCTATTGCGGGTGGTAATTCCTCGCCAAAGCTTATCGCTGAACATGCGGGTGTCGAATCTGATTCGATTGGAGCATATCTGAAAACGCTGGTCGATTTGCGCTTAATTGAGCGAAAAGTGCCGTTTGGTGAAGATCCGAGTAAATCGCGCAAGGGAATGTATGTGGTGAGCGATCCCTTCTTTGCATATTGGTTCCGCTTTGTGGGGCGCAACATGAGCATTTTGGATGGTAATATCAGCGAGGAGGTTACGAGCAGACTCGCTTTTGGACCATCGTTTGATACCTATGTTGGGCAACAATTTGAGACGATTTGCCTGCAATGGCTTATTCGAAACAACGCTATGGGCAACCTCCCCTTTGTTGCCACTCAATTCGGCAAATGGTGGGGCAATGATCCGATTGCTCACGAGCAAACCGATATCGATGTGATTGCTGCGGATTCGCTCGATAAAACGATTCTGTTCGGTGAATGCAAATGGCGTAATTCATTCAACGAAACGGAGGCTATTGAAAGGCTCCATCAGCGTGCTGGCTTAGTCCGCGGCTATCAGGCAGGTAATGCGTGGCTTATGCTGTTCACCAAGAATCCGGTGAGTGAGTCCACGCGAACCCGCTACATGGATGATGAACGAATGGTATTCGTTTCTGCGGAAGAGTTATACACTGCGTGATGCATTACTGGGTGATTGTGACGCGGGATATCCAGAGTCCTGCCGACAGCCACGTGGCAATTACGCCAACTCACGCACCACCAAATCGGTGTTCAGGTGCATCACGCGCGGTGAAGAGACTCCGTTGATGGCTTTGATGACCACGTCGGCCATGGTCCAGCCGCACTGATCCATGTGCTGATCGACGGTGGTGAGTTCCGGGGTTATGGAGGTGGAAGCTGAGCTGTTATCTGCAGAAGGCCGAATGTACCCCTCTGAAAGCAGATAGCTTGGATTGATGATCATATCCAAGAATTCACTCGTATAGTGGTGCGTAATGCTTACGTATTTGGGGATAGCACTTGTTGCGTTCGTTGTACATATAGCAATGCCCTTGCCTCCTCACGGGGAAGCAAGGGCATTACGCTACTGCTTAGTACTGCTTAGCGGCAAGCGTCACAGCACGCCCTGGGCGACCATGGCGTTGGCTACCTTGACGAAACCGGCGATGTTGGCGCCGGCCATCAGATCGCCTTCCTCGCCGTACTCCTTGGCGGCGGCCAGGGAGTTGGCGACGATGGATTCCATGATGGACTTGAGCTTGGCGTCGACCTCCTCGAAGGTCCAGCTCAGACGGTAGCTGTTCTGGCTCATCTCCAGACCGGAGACGGCCACGCCACCGGCGTTGGCAGCCTTGGCCGGGCCGTACAGCAGCTTATTGGACTTGTAGACCTCGATGGCTTCGGGGGTGGAAGGCATGTTGGCGCCCTCGCACACCACCTTGCAGCCGTTGGCTACAAGAGCCTTGGCGGATTCCTCGTCGATTTCGTTCTGAGTGGCGCACGGCAGCGCGATGTCGCACGGCACGGTCCACACGCCGGAGCAACCCTCGTGGTATTCGGCGGATGTAACGCGCTCGGCGTACTCCTTGATACGGCCGCGCTCGACCTCCTTGATCTGCTTGACCACGGCGACGTCGATGCCGTTCGGATCGTAGACATAGCCGTTGGAATCGGACACGGTCACGACCTTGGCGCCCAGCTCCTCGGCCTTCTGCGCGGCGTAGATGGCCACGTTGCCGGCACCGGAGATCACGACGGTCTTGCCCTTGAAGGAGTCGTTGCGCAGCACGCGCAGGGCTTCCTGGGTGTAGTAGCACACGCCGTAACCGGTGGCCTCGGTGCGGGCCAGAGAGCCACCGAATTCGAGGCCCTTGCCGGTCAGCACGCCGGAGTATTCGTCACGGATGCGCTTGTACTGGCCGAACAGGTAGCCGATCTCACGGCCACCGACGTTGATGTCGCCGGCGGGAACGTCGGTGAACTGGCCGATGTGACGGCACAGCTCGGTCATGAAGGCCTGGCAGAAGCGCATGACTTCCGCGTCGGACTTGCCCTTCGGGTTGAAGTCGGAGCCGCCCTTGCCGCCGCCCATCGGCAGCGTGGTCAGGGAGTTCTTCAGGATCTGCTCGAAACCGAGGAACTTGATGACGCTCTCGTTGACGGTCGGGTGGAAGCGCAGGCCGCCCTTGTACGGGCCGATGGCGGAATTGAACTGCACGCGGTAACCACGGTTGACCTGCACCTTGCCTTCGTCGTCGGTCCAGGCGACGCGGAACTTCACCACGCGCTCAGGTTCGACGATGCGCTCGAGCACACCGTTCTTCTCGTATTCCGGGTGCTTTGCGACGACCGGCTGAAGGGTGTCGAGCACTTCGTAGACGGCTTGCAGAAATTCGGGCTGATCGCCATCGCGGGCCACGACCTGGTTGTAGACGCGCTTGACGTACTCGTCAGTGAGCATTGTTCTCCTCGATTCGATAGATAGATAAGACGTTCTTATTCTATGCACCCGACCCTGTGTTGCATAGAGGGCGCTCGGATAACGGGAAAGCGTTCAGCGCAGCGCGCAAGATGCGTCATGGCACAGGTCGAGTGCGATGCGCAATCGCATGGTTGTGGACCGGACGCCGGCACGATTGACGGAACCTTGGTGTTGCTGGGTTTTGGCATGAAAAAGGGCTTTCGGACTCCGCCGAAAACCCTGACCGTGGAGCCAGGGATTCCCGGTGTTTGTCGCTATTTCGCCGTTTTCTCGGTGTATCACGACATTGGGTGCCTTGCTACACACCCTGCCTTGGTCGGGCCCCTGTCCCGGCTTTCCTTTGTCCGTATCCCGTTATTTTCCGAAAAGGCCACTATGGGTGCCCGTTCGGGTCAGAGTGAGCACCAGCACGTCCTTCTCTATGAGATAGACCAACAGCAGGTCTGGTGTGATATAGCACTCCCTGAAGCCGGTCATATTGCCTGTAAGCGCATGGTCATGATACCGGTCGGGCAGTGTGCCGCCCTCGGACAGAATGGATACAACCTGTTTGAAAAGGCCGGCGTCCAGTCCGCGTCGTCTGGCGAGTTTGAAGTCCTTCCTGAATCTGGACGTGGTCTTGACCGTGTACCGGATGCCGCTCATGCATCCAAGTCCTTGAACAAGGCGTTCAGGTCCCGGTAGCCCTTCACGTTCCCGTCCCTTGCGATTCGCTTCGCCTCCAACATGGCGGAGACGGTCTCCCTGTTCGGCTCATCCAACGAGACGTTGAACGGTATGCCGCCCTGTCGCAGGGATTGGCGGATGAATATGTTGACTGCGGTGGTCAGGTTCATGCCCAGCTCCCCGAACAGTTCCTCGGCTTGTTTTTTCAGCTCAGCGTTCATTCGGACGTTGACGGTGGTTGTCGTTCCGCTCATCTTTGGCTCCTTCCTTGGAAGACGTTCATATCATATATCCCTTGTCTATAGAAAACAACACATCATGTATATAGCGTTTTACATCGTATGTAAAACGCTGGTTTCTATTAGGCTCTGTTGCACCAGAATTGGTATGACGGAGTCGAAAGATTTCTTTCCTGTGCGTATGGTTCCAGTGTCGTTCATCGGGTACCCATTTTGAGTATCTCGGTGGATACCCAAAACGCCGACATTTACGGACTTCCGTATGTTCGCCGTTCTCACCGTATACTTTGAAATCATTGGTACTTCGCCGTTTTGATATGAAAAAGGGCTTCCGGACTCCGCCGAAAACCCTGACCGTGGAGCTAGCCGGGTTCCCACGCCGCAGCCTCATGGTCCCGCCCCTAGAGGCCGGGTCCCACGAGCAACCCGCCCGTGTCATGCCCGGACGCTGCGACGAACCGGTCCGGACCCGATGCCATTACAAGCTATTGGACGTGCCCATTATGGAATGCTTCGACGAGGACCGGAAAGCGTTGATGCCCCTGCCATCCACACGTTTCGACCCGATCCGTTGGGAAAGCGGGAAAGCCGACAGGTACGGGCGTATCGAGATCGACTCGAACCGGTACCTCGCCGGCGGCAAGTGGCACGGCGGGAAACTTTTGGCCGCGGCCGGGTGGGACAGCGTGCGGATCACCGATCCCTCGTCCGGCGAGATGATCGCCGAATATCCTAGGCGATACGGCGGAGCATCCAGCACGCTGCAGGACCCGGCCCTGGTCTCGCTCGCCCTGCGCCACAGGGACGGGAACTGGAGGTATACGCCCAAGGGCCCGACCTGACCGGCTACGACCGGTTCATCACCGGCACGGACGCCACACGGGACGATGAGTGGGAGGAGGCGCGGTGAGTAGGAGACCCGGTCCCAGGATCCCGGAGATTAAGCGACGCCGGGCCGACACCATCGCCAAAAGCGAACGCGTCATGACCATGAGCCGGCACCTGACATTGACCCGTGGCGTCCTGGCTGACCACCTCGATGGCGTGGGGCAGTATCCGTGCGGCGGCTTTCTTGTATCCGGCGAACGCGTCCATCGCCACGACCCTCACACGCTCGCGGAACGCCTGGCCGCGTTCCTGGAGCCATGTGGTGAACGCCTTCTCGCTCCTGCCTTCGACCATGTCCAGCAGGCGGGCCGTCCCGCCTTTCTTCCTGGGCGTCAGGTCCACGATGATGGTCACTTACCTACTGCCGAACGGGGTGTGTCGCCACACGTGCTCGTCCACGCCGATCTCCTCGACACCGTCGCACTGGGCGCAACACCGTGCGGCGGGCCCCTCCGGCTCGCAGCGTATCTGCCACACGCCCCCGCGAGTGCCCATGGCCAGGTGCCGTTGCACCAGGGGACGCAACCCCAATCCGTCCAGGCCGAGCAACACCCATCCGTCGAACGTGCTAAACTCAATGCCAAGCCGCACGGTATCCTTCACTTTTTCTTTCACACAACGAATGAAACCGCACGGCCCTTACACACCAAAATCGGAAGAGCCGGGTAAATCAACGATTCAAGGAAGAATCAAATGAAAAAAGTAAGGAAATACCTCGCACGAATCATCGCCTGTATCTTGTCGATGGCGACATTGTTGGTGGTGGCTCCCGTTGCGAATGCAAGTGTCCCGGATGCTCAGTCCGATGGCTACGTTCCTTGTGCAGTACCGTCAGTGGATACGGAACTCGAGAACCTGCTCTGGAAAATCGTTGATGTCGGTGAATATTTCAGCTTTGAAGGTGATCGTCTCACCGTCTCGCTGTCAGAGGAGCAACTGAAGACCGATTACGGTTTCTCCGATGCAGAATATGTGTTCCTGGTCGATAACGTCCTCAATCCACCCACGGAGGACATCCAAGACATAGAGTCGCTTCCAACGACCTATGCCAGTTGCAGCGGCGTATACATCTCCTACATAGATTTCACCGTAGGATTCGCGGCAGCGCTTTTCGCGGCTTCCTCGGTTAGCCCGGCGGCTCTTGCCGCAGCATTCACCGCAGTTGCCTCGGCAATCAGTGGGCCCGTCGGTACCATGATCGCTGGAGGCGTCGCTGTCTTGGGCATCGGATTCTTTGCTGATCTCGCCACAAAAATCATCGGCGCAGTTGCTCAAGGAAAGGGAGTATGCCTCACACTGGCTTGGGAATTCCCACCGTTGAAATCTGAAATCATATGATGCAGTTGTAAGGCATTATTGTGATGAAAAAGTGGGATTGGAAGTCATGGCTCTGTGCATGGCTGTTCGCTTCTTGCTCAATTAGTGGAGCAACGGAGATCAAGCGCGGGGCCATGACCCCATTCGCAGTCGTGTATCTGATTACTGCCGTTGTGGCATTGATATTGTTTGTGTGGTCGTGCCTTAAAACACAGAACATAAAGCTTTCGGTTATTCTTACGACGGCGCTTATAGTGCCAGTAGCCGTTATGTTGATATTCAACGGGTCTCTCAGCAGATTTCTCGTCTACATCTATTTCGTAGCAATACTTTTGGCCGCGTTAGTGCACAAGTATGGCAGACCACAGAAAAAGCAGTAGCGGCCATGCACGTGCAAACAAGAAAGGCCCGTCCGGGTGTTGAAACTCGGACGGGCTGGCCGTTATCGACGGCTGGGTGTCATCGCCCAGATGGCGATTGCCATCACGACGATGTCGGCGGCGATGGAGTGCATCGCGGGTGCGAGGCTGATGACGATGACCGCCATCAGCCACACGTGCAGGCTGACCACTTCTCCGATTCGTAGGTCAAGGATGGCCCCCAGCCATATGGAGATTCGTGTGGTGTTGGGCATGGCGGCATAGATGGTCTGAAGTTCCTCGGCTGTGGCCGGGGGTATTTGAGCTTGCCGGGATTTTGGGATTGCGGGGGCTTTCATGGTAACGGGTGATTTGTCTACGGCTCCTTCGGCCACTGCCTTCGCGTACACGGCTTTCAAGAGGTGGAACGTTTTCTTGCGGGGCGTCGCTCCCCCGAAATTGCCTAAATTGGCTAGCCACCGGTTTATGTCTTCAGTCGTGATGCCGGCGAGGTGGTATCTCCAGAAGAATGCGTGGGACAGATGCGCAAGGTATTACCGATGCTTTCTTTTGCTTCCTGCGGTTAGTTCGGCTCCGTCGGAAGAATAGTTGAGCCATGTGGGTGCGAATTCTTCCATGACGTAGTCGCAGAACAGTACTCTGCGGCGTTTTACGGCGTCTTCCTGCCTTTTACGTTTCCACTGTTTAATACCGGCTCTGTCGGCTTCTATACGGCTTCTTTCGGTGTTTAGCCATGCCTATGCCGATAACTGGTCTTTGAACGTTTTTGTGATGACCTCTCCCCGATAACTGTATTTTGCTCGATAGGAATTTCGGTCTGCCCGATATACGACACTTCCAAATTTTGTGTGCATGAGCCCACTATGACGTGATGGGTGCCCAATTCGGGTACCTCGGCGGGTACCCATTTCGTTGACATTGGCCGCCTTTCCGTACATTCTCGTTTGTGCCGTATGCCTTGAAAACGTTGGTATTCCGCCGTCTTGGCGTGAAAAAAGGGCTTCCAGATTTCTCTGAAAACCCTGATCGTGGAGCTAGCCGGGTTCGAACCGGCGACCCTCTGCTTGCAAAGCAGATGCGCTACCAGCTGCGCTATAGCCCCGTGAGAAAAAAAGAGCGGCTCGCGGCCGCTTCATTTTTCCTGTGGGCCCGGGAGGACTTGAACCTCCGACCTCATCCTTATCAGGGATGCGCTCTAACCAGCTGAGCTACGGGCCCGATCCATACGCTTCAAAAGCGCACAAGTGATTACAATACCATTGAACGGCGGTATGTCAATAACGGCGTGTCGTGATTGTCGCTTGCGCCATGATTGCCGGCGCGGCGGTCAATGTCCAGCAACACAGCGGTCAATGTTCAGCAACGCCACAGCCAATGCCCAGCTACGTAACCTTGCGTTCTCACACCGTAATGCTGCGGTTACACCTCCCGCCCTGCACAGAAATGTCCAATACACAGCCAAAAACCCAACTAGTGTAAACGCACTCTAGAAAAGGGATACGGGGTTGCGGACCCTATATTTCTATGATCAGGGCGAGCCACCAAAGAATCACCGCATGTGACCGGCACTGCGAATCCAGGATTACATGCGGCGCGTAGGCTCATGGCCCATAGCGCTGTTCGACATGATCGTCGCGTGCATACGTCATATGAAACTGAGGTTTAGGGAGAAGAAGCCGGAGTACGACTTATCTCCCCAAACCCTTATTGCTTCAGCCAGTGTAGGTATTCGTCGAAGAGGTTGTCCACTGTTCGTCTTTCCAGTCGGTATGTGGGGAATGCCTCGGGTGTGTTGGTGATGACTTGGTATCCGCCCAACGGTGCTTCCGTTGCGGGGATCATGTCGGCTTGTATCAGGCCTTGGTCGATGCAGGTCCGGAGTTCTTCCCAGGTCAGGC
The window above is part of the Bifidobacterium longum subsp. infantis ATCC 15697 = JCM 1222 = DSM 20088 genome. Proteins encoded here:
- a CDS encoding DUF3566 domain-containing protein, coding for MSENLEDNETRIIPSEDGNTQNDYAEPLIGADRAPRVARSVSSDPEESALPSSGAATPVRPAPRRSAPRARRMSLSLTRVDAWSVAKVTFMLSIAVAIIQVVASAIVWVLLDVVGVFSQITQIVSSTGLDAGGFDLKNVLSLTTVVSGVTIFSIVEVVIFTLLATIAALIYNVVSSLVGGVHVTLGDD
- a CDS encoding ATP-binding protein; this encodes MFVAREHELQVLEKLFTSDSFEMVVLYGRRRVGKTALIDEFVKDKRVLYFTAIQQSAKMNLEDFSRAALSFFGMPDSTPSFGRWSDALSFVAERAAQTDERMVFVFDEFPYAAAAEPALPSMLQIAVDHGFLATKVTMILSGSNEGFMENDVLGRKSPLYGRRTAQIRLLPFDYADAAKFLTNTSPQELVQYYATFGGTPYYLARIQEADGFESNVLRLMFDNLGVLREEPMMLLRQELREPASYYSILQSIAGGNSSPKLIAEHAGVESDSIGAYLKTLVDLRLIERKVPFGEDPSKSRKGMYVVSDPFFAYWFRFVGRNMSILDGNISEEVTSRLAFGPSFDTYVGQQFETICLQWLIRNNAMGNLPFVATQFGKWWGNDPIAHEQTDIDVIAADSLDKTILFGECKWRNSFNETEAIERLHQRAGLVRGYQAGNAWLMLFTKNPVSESTRTRYMDDERMVFVSAEELYTA
- the gdhA gene encoding NADP-specific glutamate dehydrogenase; this translates as MLTDEYVKRVYNQVVARDGDQPEFLQAVYEVLDTLQPVVAKHPEYEKNGVLERIVEPERVVKFRVAWTDDEGKVQVNRGYRVQFNSAIGPYKGGLRFHPTVNESVIKFLGFEQILKNSLTTLPMGGGKGGSDFNPKGKSDAEVMRFCQAFMTELCRHIGQFTDVPAGDINVGGREIGYLFGQYKRIRDEYSGVLTGKGLEFGGSLARTEATGYGVCYYTQEALRVLRNDSFKGKTVVISGAGNVAIYAAQKAEELGAKVVTVSDSNGYVYDPNGIDVAVVKQIKEVERGRIKEYAERVTSAEYHEGCSGVWTVPCDIALPCATQNEIDEESAKALVANGCKVVCEGANMPSTPEAIEVYKSNKLLYGPAKAANAGGVAVSGLEMSQNSYRLSWTFEEVDAKLKSIMESIVANSLAAAKEYGEEGDLMAGANIAGFVKVANAMVAQGVL
- a CDS encoding type II toxin-antitoxin system YafQ family toxin, coding for MSGIRYTVKTTSRFRKDFKLARRRGLDAGLFKQVVSILSEGGTLPDRYHDHALTGNMTGFRECYITPDLLLVYLIEKDVLVLTLTRTGTHSGLFGK
- a CDS encoding type II toxin-antitoxin system RelB/DinJ family antitoxin, with amino-acid sequence MSGTTTTVNVRMNAELKKQAEELFGELGMNLTTAVNIFIRQSLRQGGIPFNVSLDEPNRETVSAMLEAKRIARDGNVKGYRDLNALFKDLDA
- a CDS encoding Mu transposase domain-containing protein, which produces MPGRCDEPVRTRCHYKLLDVPIMECFDEDRKALMPLPSTRFDPIRWESGKADRYGRIEIDSNRYLAGGKWHGGKLLAAAGWDSVRITDPSSGEMIAEYPRRYGGASSTLQDPALVSLALRHRDGNWRYTPKGPT